ATGCGTTCGCGATCAGTTCGGTGCCGCCCGAGGTTTCTAGCGCCGCGCCCAGCGGAATCATCGACCCCAGCAGAACAACCACCGGCCATTCTATGTGGGAATAAAGTTCGGACAGCGGCACAATCTTGGTCAGGGTGTATCCCACGACCACAAGCCCCAACGCGACGGGCAGATAGACAAGGCCAAAGCTGGCTGCCGCGACGGCCCCGCCAAACAATCCAATCGCCAACCAGACCTTGTCGTCCTGCGTGACTTTCAGCCCGCGTTCTGCAAGTGGCAGAGCACCTAGCCACTCGGTGACATCAGCCTCGGTTCCTTGTGGGACGAGCAGTAGAAGTATGTCACCGGCGCGCACTTCCGTCTTGCGGACCTGCTTGGTGATTCGCTTTCCGGCACGTGAAATGCCCAGAAGGACAGATCGCTGTCGCCAGTTCAGCCCGATGGACTGAGCGGTCTTGCCCACGATGCGGGCATTAACGGGCACAACAATCTCGATCTTGGACAACCCATCACCTTCTGCCCGTAGTTTTTCCTCGCGCTCGGCATCTGTGAATTTCAGGCTCAGGGCGGCGCGAAATTCGTCCAACGCCTCGGGCCGGGCTTCCAGCACCAAAGCATCGCCAGCTTCAAGTTTCGTAGCGCGTTGGGTGCCGTAACGACGTTTGCCAGCGCGCACAAGACCAAGGATCGCGACATCGTTCTTCTCGGCCACTTCGTCCAGATCTTTCAGGCGTTTGCCGATATGTTTCGACTCTTCCGGCACGGTCAGCTCCGCGACATAAAGGCCGAAATTCTCCATTGGATCCGATCCATTCTCGACGGTTTCAGCCTGCGGAATCAGCCGCCAACCAATCAGGGCGACGAAAATCAGACCTGCAACGGCTGTGGCAGCTCCAACTGGAGCGAAATCGAACATGTGGAACGGCTCGCCCAAGGCTTCCCCTCGAATCGAGGCGATGATGATGTTGGGTGGGGTGCCGATCAGCGTGACCATGCCGCCTAAAATGGTCGCGAAGGACAGGGGCATCAGGCTCAACCCCGGTGGGCGACCTGCTTTGCGAGCGGTCTGCACATCGACCGGCATCAGAAGTGCCAAGGCGGCTACGTTGTTCATAAACGCTGACAAGACGCCACCAATCGCGCCCATCAATGCGATATGCGCCCCAAGCGAGCGCGAAGCATCCACCATCGTGCGGGTGATTAGGAACACTGCGCCCGACCGCACCAATCCCGCAGACACCACCAGCACCAGCGCCACGATCAGCGTGGCCGGATGGCCAAAGCCCGAAAACGCATCTTTGGTTGGTACGACGCCCAAGACGACACCGACCATTAAGGCGGTAAAAGCCACAAGGTCATAGCGATAGCGGCCCCAAAGCAGCAGGCCGAAAACCGCACCGAAAAGCGAGAAGAGGATGATTTGATCTGTTGTCATGCCTCAAGGCTTACCGCCTGTACGCGGCAACGTCACCCGTAGATTACGGGGAAAAGTGTAGCGACCAGCAACAGAGCCATCGTTATATTGAACGACCGAAGGCGCGTTGGGTTGGTCAGGATCACCCGTATTTTCTGCCCCAAAATGGTCCACACCGAAACAGAAGGCAGGTTCACGATGCCGAAGATCGTGGCGACAAGAACCACGGCCGCCATATCGCGCGAAGGCGCATAAACACTGATCGCAGTCAGCGCCATGGCCCAAGCCTTGGGATTAACCCACTGAAAAGCGGCGGCTTGCAGAAAGCTCATCGGTGAGCCGCCCGCTTTGCCGGAGCCGGGTTCGGACGCGTTTGCAATTTTCCATGCGAGCCAAAGCAGATACACCACACTGCCAGCTTTTAGGATGGTGTAGCTGACGGGATAAAGATCAAACAAAGTCATCAGTCCCGCGCCGACCAGCACGATCATGAAGGTAAAACCGATGCCGATCCCCAGCATATGCGGAATGGTGCGCTGAAATCCGAAATTCGCGCCAGACGCCATTAGCATCAGGTTGTTTGGTCCCGGTGTGATTGAGGACACGAAGGCAAAGGCCACAAAGGCAAAAAGAAGTTCAAAAGACATAATGCAATTATCCGAAGATTTGGCGACGAAAGATTGCATTGTTGTATGATTGACGGCTATCTCTGCAACAAATGTCAAATGTTGATCAAATAAACCAGAAAATATTGCAAGAGCTGTCCCGGGACGGCCGTCTGCCCAACACCGAGCTTGCTGACCGTGTCGGGCTATCCCCTTCGGCATGCCTGCGCCGTGTGCAAGAGCTTGAGCGTCGAGGCGTGATCAAGGGCTATCGCGCCGTGCTGGACCCTGTTGCATTGGGGAATGGCTTTGTCGCCTATGTGACGGTCGGCCTGTCAGATCACACCAAGGCTGCGCAGGAAGGCTTCGAACGGTCGGTCGCGCTGTATGACGAAGTACGGGAGTGTCACAATATTACCGGCACAGTCGAGTACCTGCTGCGGGTCGAGGCCGAAGACTTGATCGCCTATAAACGCTTCCACACGGACAAGCTGGGCACGCTGCCGCAGGTGCACCAAATCGTTACCCATGTCGTGATGGGATCGCCCAAGGACGAACGCGCTTAGACAACTTGCTAGCAACACTCTTGCGGCCCACCCGGCCCCTGCTGTATTGAACCGCGCAACACATCTACACCTGAATTAATTCGGAGGTCGCCATGGCTGGCCACTCAAAATGGGCAAACATTCAGCACCGCAAGGGGCGTCAGGACGCCGCGCGTTCGAAGCTGTTTTCCAAGCTCGCCAAAGAAATCACCGTGGCTGCCAAGATGGGCGACCCGGATCCGGACAAGAACCCGCGTCTGCGCATGGCCGTTAAAGAAGGCAAAAGCCAGTCTTTGCCAAAGGACGTCATTGATCGAGCGATCAAAAAAGCCATCGGTGGAGATGCCGAGAACTATGACGAAATCCGCTACGAGGGTTATGGCCCGAACGGCGTGGCCGTTATTGTTGAGACGATGACCGACAACAAGAACCGGACAGCTTCGACCGTGCGCTCGACTTTCTCAAAAAACGGCGGCAACCTTGGGGAAACCGGATCCGTAGGGTTCATGTTCGATCGCAAAGGTGAAGTAACCTATCCGCTGGATGCAGGCGACGCTGACACAGTGATGGAAGCCGCGATTGAAGCTGGTGCTGAAGATTGCGAAACCTCAGAAGACGGGCACCGGATCGTCTGCGCCGACACTGACCTGAACGACGTGTCAAATGCGCTGGAAGCCGCGTTGGGCGAGTCGGAGTCGACCAAGCTGATCTGGCAACCCAACATGACCACCGAGCTTGACCTTGACGGTATGCAAAAGCTGATGAAGTTGGTTGATGCCTTGGAGGATGACGACGACGTGCAGCGCGTTACCACAAACTTTGAGGCCACGGACGAGGTTCTGGCCCAGCTCTGACACGGCCCATCGGAAGGAATAATCAGACCCCGGCCCGGAAACCCGCGCCGGGGTCTCTTGTCTTTCGCGGCATTCTCGGGTCAGGTCGCCGGATGAGCATCGCGACCCCAGCCGTTCAACGCCCCCTCTTCGGTATCTTGTGGATGCTGGCTGCAGGGCTGTTCTTTGTTCTGATGAATGCGCTGGTGAAGCATGTGGGGCAGGGGCTGCCATCTGCACAAGCGGCGTTTCTGCGCTTTGCGTTTGGGCTGGTTTTTGTGCTGCCAGCACTGGGGCAGGTGCGACGTGTCCGGTTCTCGCGCAAAATCTGGCGGCTGTTTGCGTTGCGCGGGCTGGTTCATAGCGGTGCAGTGCTGTGCTGGTTTTATGCCATGACGCAAATCACCGTGGCCGAGGTCGTGGCGATGAACTACCTGAATCCGATCTATGTGATGTTGGGGGCAGCGCTGTTTCTGGGTGAGACGTTTTCGACCCGCCGCATGATCGCGGTCGCCTTCGCGTTTCTGGGTGTGTTGATCATCTTGCGCCCGGGTCTGCGTGAGCTTGGGCCGGGGCATCTTTCAATGGTGTTCACCGCCATATTCCTTGGCGCATCTTATCTGATCGCCAAGCGCCTGTCGCAGGAAACGTCAGCCGCCGTGGTGGTGGCGATGATGTCGATCACTGTGACCATTGGCTTGACACCTGTGGCATGGGTGGTCTGGGTCGTGCCGACGATAACCCAGCTGGGATGGCTGGTGTTGGTCGCCTTTTTCGCGACCGCCGGGCACTATGCTATGACCCGCGCCTTTGCCGAGGCTCCGGTGTCGGTGACGCAACCTGTCACTTTCGTGCAGATCATCTGGGCCGCGGCAATGGGCGCATGGCTGTTTGCCGAGCCGGTTGACATATGGGTGGTTGCAGGTGCAGGCGTGATCATCGGAGCTGTCAGTTACATCACATGGCGCGAGGCGATGCTGAACCGACGTATCACGCCGAACGCCAACGCCGCCAAGTCATGAAAAAGGGCGCCCGATGTAGCGCCCTTTCGATTGCCTTCGAAACTTACTCCGACCAACTAACACCGGTCAGGTCATTGGCTTGCGTCGGCGCGTTCTCCCAAAGCCCGTTTATCTTCGCGTTGGCAACACCGGTTTTGGCCAGTTGGAACAAATACCCATTCACGTAGTCATCTGCGATCATCTGCTGCGCTTGTTTGTTCAGCTCTGACCGCATGGCTGGGTCGGACGTCACTGACAGCTTGTCGATCAGTGCCTGGAAATCGGCATTGTCATACTGGAAATAATAATCAGGCCGCGCATAGATGTTGATGTCGGCAGGTTCGGTATGGCTGACGATGGTCAGGTCGAAATCCTTGCCTTTGAACACCTGTTCGATCCATTGCGCCCACTCAAGGTTCGAAATCTCGGTGTTGATCCCGACTGCGCGCAGTTGTGCCGCGATGATCTCGCCCCCACGCCGGGCGTAGGATGGGGGCGGAAGCATCAGGCGAAGGGTCAAACCCTCGGCCCCGGCTTCCGCCAGAAGGGATTTCGACATGTCCGGGTCAAAGGCAGAGTTGCCAGTCAAATCAACATAGTCGGGGTGATGAGGGGCAAAATGGCTGCCGATGGGCGTGCCATAGCCATACATCGCGCCGTCGATGATATCTTGCCGGTTGATCGCGTGGGCAATCGCCTTGCGCACCCGGACATCGGCCAGTGGGCCGGACTTGTTGTTCATGGACAGGATTGTTTCGCCCTCGGTCGAGCCGACGATCACGTTGAAACGGGGGTCGGCCTCGAATTGCGACAGGGTTTCGGTGGCGGGAAAGTTCGGGAACGCATCCACGTCTTCGGCCATCATCGCAGCAAAGGCGGCGTTGGGGTCCGAGATGAATTTGAAGGTGGCCGTGGCCAGCGCGGGTACCGCGCCCCAATAGGCGTCGTTGCGCGCAACGGTCACATGGTCGCCCTTGGCCCATTCGACGAAAGTGAACGGGCCTGTGCCCACGGGCGCAGTGGCGGCGTTTTGGATGCTCTCAGGCGCGACGATTACGGCGTCGCCCCACGCCATGTTGAACGGGAAATTGCCGTTGGGAGCGGACAATTTGACCTCGACCGTCAATGGGTCGGGGGCGGTGACAGATTCGATATCCTTGAACAGTGCTTTTTGGGCGTTGGTCGAATCCTCGGCACGCGCGCGATCAAGCGAGAAGATCACATCTTCCGCGTCCATTGTGCTGCCGTCATGGAAGGTCACGCCGTCGCGCAATTTGAACGTATAGGTAAGGCCATCGTCGCTGACCGTCCATTCGCTGGCAAGGCCGGGCAGAACCGATCCATCAGGCCCAAACCGGGTCAGGCCCTCAAAGATGTTTGCGTAGACAACTTCGTCAATTGCGGCCGCTGCGCCACCCGTCGGGTCAAGGTTTGGCGGCTCAAGTACCATGCCAAGCGTGATTGCGTCGCCTCCGGCCAGCGCGGTCGTCGCCATAAGCGCCCAGGCGGCTGCGGTGAGTTTCAAGTTGGTCATGGTCGGTCCTCCTTAGCCCAAGACACGGGACAGGCCACATGAAACGCGCGAATCTGTGTCAGTGCAAGGGGTAGACGCTGCGGCAACTCCCCTTTGATATTCTGCGACGCAGCATTATAGTGTCCTTGCGAAGAGGATCAGGGGAGGAGAAACCATGAGCGCTTCTGCTAAGATTACCGTGCCGACACCGTCGGATATCCGGGTGCGCAAAGGTGGCACACCGCTGGTCTGCTTGACGGCGTATGCGACCCCGACGGCTCAGATGATGGATGCGCATTGTGACATCGTTTTGGTAGGCGATAGCGTCGGCATGGTCGTGCATGGCCTCCCCGATACACTTAGCGTCACGATGGAGATGATGGAACTGCACGGAGCCGCTGTGAAACGCGGGCTGACGCAGGCCATGATGGTCGTCGACATGCCGTTTGGATCGTACGAAGAAAGCCCCGAACAAGCCTTCCGCAACGCTGCCCGCCTGATGCGCGTGACCGGTGCGGCAGCCGTTAAGCTGGAAGGTGGCGTGACGATGGCCGAAACGATCCGTTTTTTGACCAGTCGATCGATACCGGTCATGGCACATGTCGGTCTGACCCCGCAGGCAATCAACACGTTAGGTGGCTATAAGGTGCAGGGGCGCGGGGAAGATCGCGCGCGAGTGCTGGCCGATGCAAAGGCGGTCGAAAACGCTGGAGCCTTCTCGGTCGTGCTTGAGAAAGTGCCGGAAGGGCTGTCGAACGAAATCACCGAAACCTTGTCCATCCCAACCATCGGTATCGGCGCGTCCGCTCGTTGTGACGGGCAAATCCTTGTTGTCGATGATATGCTGGGCCTGTTCACAGCATTCAAACCAAAATTTGCCAAGCGATATGCGACTTTGGGTGAAGATGGCGACAAAGCCATTGCCCAATATGCCAAAGAGGTGCGTGCGCGCAGCTTCCCCGGCCCGGAACATGTGTTTGCCGATGTGGGTCCAAAGAAATGAAGCTGGTTCGCACCAAGAAAGACCTGCGCACCCTGCGCCGGAAATGGATATTCAAAGGTGAACGCGTGGCGGTTGTTCCTACAATGGGTGCGCTTCATGCGGGGCATTTGTCTTTGGTCGAGGTTGCAAAGCAGAATGCCGATCGCGTGATCGTCACCATTTTCGTGAACCCCAAACAATTTAACAATCCCGGTGATCTGGAAAACTATCCGCGCACTGAAGAAGAGGATGCAGCAAAGCTTTCGCCATATGGGATTGATGCGCTCTATGTCCCGACGCCGGATCAGATTTATCCCAAAGGGTTCGCGACCAACGTTCGCGTCTCGGGTTTGACCGAAGAATTGGAAGGCGCGCATCGTCCGGGGCATTTTGACGGTGTAGCGACAGTTGTTTCAAAACTGTTTTTGCAGTCGCGTGCGGATGTCGCCTGTTTCGGGGAAAAGGACTACCAGCAAATGCTGTTGGTGCGCCGTTTGTCCGAAGACTTGGATATCGAGACGGAAGTATTGGGTTGCCCAACGATCCGTGAACAGGACGGGCTGGCAATGTCTTCGCGAAATGTGCGCCTGTCGTCGGAACAGCGCGCTGTTGCGCCTGCGCTAAAGACCGAACTGGATCGGGCGGCCCGTGCGATACGGCGCGGCGCAGATATTCGCGTGGTGTTGGACAGCGCAAAAGCCCAGATTGAGCGGGCAGGTTATGATAAGGTCGAGTATTTGGAATTGCGCGATGCGACAGATTTGATGCCAGTGTCAAATCTGGATCGCCCGGCGCGACTGCTTGTTGCTGCGACACTTGGAGATGTTCGGTTGATTGACAACATCCCGGTCTGATGGAAGGGCTATGCCCCTCGCGGCTGGGCCGCTCAATCGAATATAATTCGGCCAGACGAAGCCGGGT
This DNA window, taken from Aliiroseovarius sp. F47248L, encodes the following:
- a CDS encoding SLC13 family permease — its product is MTTDQIILFSLFGAVFGLLLWGRYRYDLVAFTALMVGVVLGVVPTKDAFSGFGHPATLIVALVLVVSAGLVRSGAVFLITRTMVDASRSLGAHIALMGAIGGVLSAFMNNVAALALLMPVDVQTARKAGRPPGLSLMPLSFATILGGMVTLIGTPPNIIIASIRGEALGEPFHMFDFAPVGAATAVAGLIFVALIGWRLIPQAETVENGSDPMENFGLYVAELTVPEESKHIGKRLKDLDEVAEKNDVAILGLVRAGKRRYGTQRATKLEAGDALVLEARPEALDEFRAALSLKFTDAEREEKLRAEGDGLSKIEIVVPVNARIVGKTAQSIGLNWRQRSVLLGISRAGKRITKQVRKTEVRAGDILLLLVPQGTEADVTEWLGALPLAERGLKVTQDDKVWLAIGLFGGAVAAASFGLVYLPVALGLVVVGYTLTKIVPLSELYSHIEWPVVVLLGSMIPLGAALETSGGTELIANALVGITQGMPAWAVLTVLMVVTMTLSDVLNNTATTIVAAPVGIQMAQTLGKNPDPFLMAVAVAASCAFLTPIGHKNNTLILGPGGYRFGDYWRMGLPLEVLVVAVSIPAILVFWPL
- a CDS encoding LysE family translocator, whose protein sequence is MSFELLFAFVAFAFVSSITPGPNNLMLMASGANFGFQRTIPHMLGIGIGFTFMIVLVGAGLMTLFDLYPVSYTILKAGSVVYLLWLAWKIANASEPGSGKAGGSPMSFLQAAAFQWVNPKAWAMALTAISVYAPSRDMAAVVLVATIFGIVNLPSVSVWTILGQKIRVILTNPTRLRSFNITMALLLVATLFPVIYG
- a CDS encoding Lrp/AsnC family transcriptional regulator yields the protein MSNVDQINQKILQELSRDGRLPNTELADRVGLSPSACLRRVQELERRGVIKGYRAVLDPVALGNGFVAYVTVGLSDHTKAAQEGFERSVALYDEVRECHNITGTVEYLLRVEAEDLIAYKRFHTDKLGTLPQVHQIVTHVVMGSPKDERA
- a CDS encoding YebC/PmpR family DNA-binding transcriptional regulator; amino-acid sequence: MAGHSKWANIQHRKGRQDAARSKLFSKLAKEITVAAKMGDPDPDKNPRLRMAVKEGKSQSLPKDVIDRAIKKAIGGDAENYDEIRYEGYGPNGVAVIVETMTDNKNRTASTVRSTFSKNGGNLGETGSVGFMFDRKGEVTYPLDAGDADTVMEAAIEAGAEDCETSEDGHRIVCADTDLNDVSNALEAALGESESTKLIWQPNMTTELDLDGMQKLMKLVDALEDDDDVQRVTTNFEATDEVLAQL
- a CDS encoding DMT family transporter, which encodes MSIATPAVQRPLFGILWMLAAGLFFVLMNALVKHVGQGLPSAQAAFLRFAFGLVFVLPALGQVRRVRFSRKIWRLFALRGLVHSGAVLCWFYAMTQITVAEVVAMNYLNPIYVMLGAALFLGETFSTRRMIAVAFAFLGVLIILRPGLRELGPGHLSMVFTAIFLGASYLIAKRLSQETSAAVVVAMMSITVTIGLTPVAWVVWVVPTITQLGWLVLVAFFATAGHYAMTRAFAEAPVSVTQPVTFVQIIWAAAMGAWLFAEPVDIWVVAGAGVIIGAVSYITWREAMLNRRITPNANAAKS
- a CDS encoding ABC transporter substrate-binding protein, producing the protein MTNLKLTAAAWALMATTALAGGDAITLGMVLEPPNLDPTGGAAAAIDEVVYANIFEGLTRFGPDGSVLPGLASEWTVSDDGLTYTFKLRDGVTFHDGSTMDAEDVIFSLDRARAEDSTNAQKALFKDIESVTAPDPLTVEVKLSAPNGNFPFNMAWGDAVIVAPESIQNAATAPVGTGPFTFVEWAKGDHVTVARNDAYWGAVPALATATFKFISDPNAAFAAMMAEDVDAFPNFPATETLSQFEADPRFNVIVGSTEGETILSMNNKSGPLADVRVRKAIAHAINRQDIIDGAMYGYGTPIGSHFAPHHPDYVDLTGNSAFDPDMSKSLLAEAGAEGLTLRLMLPPPSYARRGGEIIAAQLRAVGINTEISNLEWAQWIEQVFKGKDFDLTIVSHTEPADINIYARPDYYFQYDNADFQALIDKLSVTSDPAMRSELNKQAQQMIADDYVNGYLFQLAKTGVANAKINGLWENAPTQANDLTGVSWSE
- the panB gene encoding 3-methyl-2-oxobutanoate hydroxymethyltransferase, yielding MSASAKITVPTPSDIRVRKGGTPLVCLTAYATPTAQMMDAHCDIVLVGDSVGMVVHGLPDTLSVTMEMMELHGAAVKRGLTQAMMVVDMPFGSYEESPEQAFRNAARLMRVTGAAAVKLEGGVTMAETIRFLTSRSIPVMAHVGLTPQAINTLGGYKVQGRGEDRARVLADAKAVENAGAFSVVLEKVPEGLSNEITETLSIPTIGIGASARCDGQILVVDDMLGLFTAFKPKFAKRYATLGEDGDKAIAQYAKEVRARSFPGPEHVFADVGPKK
- the panC gene encoding pantoate--beta-alanine ligase, producing MKLVRTKKDLRTLRRKWIFKGERVAVVPTMGALHAGHLSLVEVAKQNADRVIVTIFVNPKQFNNPGDLENYPRTEEEDAAKLSPYGIDALYVPTPDQIYPKGFATNVRVSGLTEELEGAHRPGHFDGVATVVSKLFLQSRADVACFGEKDYQQMLLVRRLSEDLDIETEVLGCPTIREQDGLAMSSRNVRLSSEQRAVAPALKTELDRAARAIRRGADIRVVLDSAKAQIERAGYDKVEYLELRDATDLMPVSNLDRPARLLVAATLGDVRLIDNIPV